A stretch of the Acyrthosiphon pisum isolate AL4f chromosome A2, pea_aphid_22Mar2018_4r6ur, whole genome shotgun sequence genome encodes the following:
- the LOC100574090 gene encoding ring canal kelch homolog, translating into MLPHRTSVNEMDSVKQVMPRINGQKRVLKSNGCKPKIFINSCHTRSSFEVLQSLRREEVLCDIKLETDDGVLVCAHKLVLVAACPYFRAMFSSFAEGAKYVVNIRELDSNILQLLIDYIYTGKITVTEQNIMDLLPSAVRLQLDYVKDVCVEFLQKQLNTENCLGIRELADFYNCMDLLSSSEEYIKTHFLKVVEAEEFLSLSSEEIINLISRADINIPFEEKIFECVINWVKHELDCRYDSLPKLMEHVRLSLAPSDFISKYVVDEPLIKNNPKCIEFVIEALNFHIVQIHRNITLPQKIRYSPRQTGLKFLLAMESGMGKCYTSWYDPATKLLYKTIEMSMQFGGGCHLALIKEHLVFALGNKYINSRSIELLDLSSHPLQWKPTVNMLVDRNFFGVGVLDDRIYAVGGAIGVSPLSSVEVFDVGGHNYISSLKSVECYDPSLDTWTPVTHMSTSRRSPGLGVLDGVIYAAGGMFRDYTNKVILKSVEAYTPIA; encoded by the exons ATGCTACCGCACCGTACGTCTGTAAACGAGATGGATTCTGTAAAACAAGTCATGCCACGGATAAATGGCCAAAAGCGAGTTCTGAAATCCAACGGATgtaaacctaaaatatttataaacagctGTCATACTCGCAGTTCATTTGAAGTCTTACAAAGTTTACGCAG agaAGAAGTGTTGTGTGATATTAAGTTAGAAACTGATGACGGTGTATTAGTTTGTGCACATAAATTGGTTTTAGTAGCAGCTTGTCCATATTTCCGTGCAATGTTCTCCAGTTTTGCTGAAGGGGCtaaatatgttgtaaatatCAGAGAGTTAGATTCTAACATTCTACAACTCttgattgattatatttatactggtaAAATAACGGTGACCGAACAAAAcataatg gaTTTGTTACCATCTGCTGTCCGCTTACAGTTGGATTATGTAAAGGATGTATGtgttgaatttttacaaaaacaactaAATACTGAAAATTGTCTTGGTATCAGAGAATTGGCTGACTTTTATAACTGTATGGATTTGCTGTCAAGTTCTGAAGAAtacataaaaacacatttttt AAAAGTTGTTGAAGCTGAAGAGTTCCTATCTTTGTCATCTGAAGAAATTATTAATCTAATCTCCCGTGCTGACATTAACATTCCATTTGAAGAAAAA atatttgaatgtgttattaATTGGGTAAAACATGAATTAGATTGTAGATATGACAGTTTGCCTAAATTAATGGAACATGTTCGTTTGTCTTTAGCACCTTCAGactttatatcaaaatatgtagtTGATGAAcctcttattaaaaataatcctaaat gtatagagTTCGTCATTGAAGCTTTAAATTTCCATATTGTACAGATACATCGGAACATTACTTTGCCACAAAAAATTCGTTATTCACCTAGACAGACTGGACTTAAA TTTCTTCTTGCCATGGAATCAGGAATGGGGAAGTGTTATACAAGCTGGTATGATCCAGCAACCAAactattgtataaaacaatagaAATGAGTATGCAGTTTGGAGGAGGATGTCATCTTGCCTTAATAAAAGAACATTTAGTTTTTGCCTtgggtaataaatatattaattcaaggTCAATTGAATTGCTTGATTTATCTTCACATCCACTCCAATGGAAACCAACAGTTAACATGTTAGTCGATCGTAATTTTTTCGGAGTTGGTGTGTTAGATGATCGTATATATGCT gTTGGCGGAGCAATTGGTGTTTCTCCTTTAAGTAGTGTGGAGGTTTTTGAC GTAGGAGGTCACAACTACATATCTTCTTTGAAATCTGTTGAATGTTATGATCCCAGCCTTGACACGTGGACACCGGTCACACATATGTCTACAAGTCGCCGATCCCCTGGTCTTGGAGTCTTAGACGGTGTAATTTATGCTGCCGGTGGTATGTTTCGGGATTATACTAATAAGGTGATTCTTAAAAGTGTTGAGGCATATACACCAATTGCTTAA
- the LOC100167759 gene encoding ring canal kelch homolog — MIFRKVIEEEEFLSVSSEEVINLISRDDINVPFEEKIFECVINWVRHELDCRYDSLPKLMEHVRLSLASQEYISIKVVEEPLIKNNPKCKDFVIEALNFHIRKKHRLITIPQTIRNSPRQNHSNVHKFLLAMCDSSRMNQCYTSWYDPATKLLNKTTEMSMSYGLCGLALVKEHFVFALGNNYNNSRSIEMLDLSSQSLQWKSTVNMLVDRNYFGVGVLNECIYAVGGLSGVSILNSAEIFDVSIQEWRLLSSLSTERMDLGVGVLNNLLYVVGGYNYPFSLKSVECYDPSLDTWTLVTQMSSSRRCPGIGVLDGVMYAIGGEFKDNTSSVILKSVEAYTPINNVWSPIADMHLCRADPSVVTFNGLLYVMGGFDGFNRLDSVEIYDPKINTWTMEPLSTTEEVVYGAIVVYSPPHLRID, encoded by the exons ATCTTTGAATGTGTTATTAATTGGGTAAGACATGAATTAGATTGTAGATATGACAGTTTGCCTAAATTAATGGAACATGTTCGTTTGTCGTTAGCATCCCAAGagtatatatcaataaaagtaGTTGAGGAAcctcttattaaaaataatcctaaat gtaaagaTTTTGTAATTGAAGCTTTAAATTTCCATATCCGAAAGAAACATCGGCTTATAACTATTCCACAGACAATTCGTAACTCACCTAGACAAAATCATTCTAATGTccataaa tttctcCTTGCCATGTGTGATTCATCTAGAATGAATCAGTGTTATACAAGCTGGTATGACCCAGCAACCAAACTATTGAATAAAACAACAGAAATGAGTATGAGCTATGGATTATGTGGTCTAGCCTTAGTAAAAGAACATTTCGTTTTTGCCTTgggcaataattataataattcaagatCAATTGAAATGCTTGATTTATCATCACAATCACTCCAATGGAAATCAACAGTTAACATGTTAGTCGATCGTAATTATTTTGGAGTTGGTGTCTTAAATGAATGTATATATGCT gttgGTGGATTAAGTGGTGTTTCTATTTTAAACAGTGCAGAGATTTTTGACGTGAGTATTCAAGAATGGCGATTATTATCTAGTTTGTCTACTGAAAGAATGGACCTCGGTGTTGGAGTACTCAATAATCTTTTATAcgtg GTTGGAGGTTATAACTACCCATTTTCTTTGAAATCTGTTGAATGTTATGATCCCAGCCTTGACACGTGGACACTAGTCACACAAATGAGTTCAAGTCGCCGATGCCCTGGTATAGGAGTCTTAGACGGTGTAATGTATGCTATTGGTGGAGAGTTTAAGGACAATACTAGCTCAGTGATTCTTAAAAGTGTTGAGGCCTATACACCAATTAACAATGTATGGTCTCCTATTGCTGATATGCACTTGTGTCGAGCTGATccaa GTGTTGTCACATTTAATGGTTTGTTGTATGTTATGGGTGGATTTGACGGATTTAATCGTTTGGATTCTGTAGAAATCTACGACCCCAAAATAAATACTTGGACCATGGAACCCCTGTCAACAACTGAAGAGGTTGTTTATGGTGCAATAGTCGTTTATAGTCCACCACATTTGAGAATTGATTAG